The Callospermophilus lateralis isolate mCalLat2 chromosome 4, mCalLat2.hap1, whole genome shotgun sequence genomic interval GTACATGGAAGAACCAGATTTCCACaggtttattgttgttgttggagtttttgtgtgtttttttgtttgcttgtttgttctaCTCTGATCATTCTTACCTGAAAGTCAACAGCAACTCATAATTTTGCATGTACATTTTTTTCTGGTGAGAGGTCCATAGCTTTCATCAAATCATCTAGTGTGACACCAAAATGGTTCAGAACTCCATGTATACCATGTTGCCAATTCCAGAGTCCCATTTTTGGTTATTTTTGATGGGAAAGGAGCTCAAGAGGGTTCATTGCCCAGGGCAGGATGGGGCAGATGTATGTCCACAACTCATAGACCAGGTAACCTCAAGGAGGAAGCAATCCACAGTCATCTATTTTTCTCTCCACAGTGGAATTCCAGGTGACAACACTGACCCAATCCCTGAATTTCCTGCTGGGATCCTCAGCCTCCCTTCACTGTGGCTTTTCCATGGCTCCAAGCCTGGATCTCATCAGCGTGGAGTGGCGGATGCAGTATaagggcagtggccagctggtgtACAGTTGGATGACAGGGCAAGGGCAGGGGCAGGCCAAGCGGCAGGGTGCTACCCTGAAGCCTGAGGAACTACTTATGGCCGGGGATGCCTCTCTCACCCTCCCCAGCCTCTCTCTAAAAGATGAGGGGACCTACATTTGCCAGATCACCACCTCTCAGTACCAAGCTCAACAAATCATCCAGCTCAATATCCAAGGTAAGGCTAGGACCCAATTATCCTGGACAGAGGAATATGCCTCTAGGGAGTGTTTTCCAGATTGGGATCCAAACACAAAGGCAATTTCCTGAGAGGCAGACTATTACTACAACCTAATGCTGCCTTCAACCTATAAGCACAGATGGCATTGGATAAGGTGTCCCACTAGACTCCAAGATAAATCCAGCAAGAAATATCCAGCCCAGGATCCCGCTCCCCTGCCCTGGTGGGCCATCTGCAATCACCCTGGTCCTTTTGGACCACATCTTAAGGAGGGGCAGTAGCAAACTAAAGGAGGGGTGGAGGGAATGGTTCTGACCAGAAAAGAGTATTTTGCCACTGATAGCCTTTAAAATTGCTGACTTGTAATAACAATGTAAAGCAAACCaaaggggctgggggtatagctcagtgatagagcacttgcttagcactgtgaggccctgggttcaatcactagaaAAAAAAGGAAGCCAGCCAGCCAAATTTTAATTGGCTTTACTATTGCTTTTCTAGAAAATGTGCCCCCTTATGGCCTACATTCAGGTGGACTCCTCAAGCCCCCCTCCCTTGGAATACCACTGAGGAAGAAACTTCAGCTTCCACTACCTACTCTCATTCTCAACAGGAACAAAAAGGCTTCAGGTTCCTCTTCTGGCCCCAGTTGGACTCCTCTGGAATCTTATTCCTCATTGTTTCCTCAGCTTCCCCCAAAATTCGACTGAGCTTGGCAAATGAAGTGCTGCCGCCCACTCTCATCTGCAATGTCGCTGGCTATTATCCTCTGGACGTGGTGGTGACGTGGATCCGAGAGGAGCTGGGTGGAGCCCCAGCTGAGGTGTCTGGTGCCTTCTTTTCCAGCCTCAGGCAAAGCATGGCTGGCACCTATAGCATCTCCTCGTCCCTAATGGCTGAACCTGGCCCTGAAGGCGCCACTTATACCTGCCAGGTCACTCACATCTCCCTGGAGGAGCCCCTTAAGGCCAGCACCAGGGTTGCCCCACACACAGGTACTAAGGGTATCCTCTTTTCTCCACTACCATGCTTAGGCTCATGGCTCTCCCGCCCCTATGCTTTGTTCCATCCCAGCTTTTTCACACTCCTGCCTCTGCCCCAGGCTTTGTCTTTCCTAAGGTAGTAGCCTCTACAGCTTCCACCACACATCACCTGGGATTTCGTTCCATCTCAGCCTCCAGGGAGCCAGGCAATGTGCTTGGATTGCAGATCAAGGTTGAAGGATTCCTGATCCTGCCCTCTAGAAGCTTAGTACAGCTGGAGAGACAAGACTAGGTAGACTGGGAAGATGAGCCGGAGAAGACACTTGAGCCCAGTCAGCTAGCTTAAGGGGAA includes:
- the Tapbpl gene encoding tapasin-related protein isoform X2, with protein sequence MDTKAGWCLLLCLALSGAARTVDLVQIPQAEALLHADCNGKEMTCEISRYFLQVRQEATVEKAAWFIINVQISRGGPSVSMVMKTLGDGENGAVWQPMLNLPQGTVRTAVEFQVTTLTQSLNFLLGSSASLHCGFSMAPSLDLISVEWRMQYKGSGQLVYSWMTGQGQGQAKRQGATLKPEELLMAGDASLTLPSLSLKDEGTYICQITTSQYQAQQIIQLNIQASPKIRLSLANEVLPPTLICNVAGYYPLDVVVTWIREELGGAPAEVSGAFFSSLRQSMAGTYSISSSLMAEPGPEGATYTCQVTHISLEEPLKASTRVAPHTEQRMAFEVILASSLFLLALLFLGLQRQQASSPKSAKTLKHSE